Within Babylonia areolata isolate BAREFJ2019XMU chromosome 3, ASM4173473v1, whole genome shotgun sequence, the genomic segment TGTCTGATGATTTGTTTGAACACAAAggtgatgacgacagtgacgacACAAGGTCATGACGATAGTAACGAAACTGCCGTCAACATTTGACGACATCTATTGCAGCAGACATCATTTTTTAGtagatgacagtgacagagatatggGTGGGTATGTGGTGTAGTTTGGGATGTAGGggcagaggagagggaaaggagtggTGGAAGACAATAGGTCCTAGGCTAGTCAGCAGGCATGGAATGGGGCATGGCAGTAGAcataagggggctgggggggtttcttctctgaagaccttgtagttgtattgtccagctctcccaagagtttcttatcacagagaACTGTTGTCACTGCTTACTGCCCCAGTGTGGACAACAGCCAACAATCCTTGCTTTCTATAAAACCCCGGGTTTGAAGTCTAAAAGACAggtaaacattttctttttagtttttcaCACTTTAATCACAAATAAGAAAACAGATCtgttaagagaaaaaaacaaactggccAGCACAGCAGGTGATTTTTGTCCAACCATGTGCAGCAACAAGTGAATGGGTATTGTCACAAAGTTTCAGAACAGGAAAGTTCTAAGTTGGAGAAAGTTCTTTGGTGTCACACAGCTGTGCAGTTTCTGAGGATATGATTAACCTTTTACGTTGATATAACCCACGTTTGTCATTGTGGGGACGGTCATTCACTTATCTCTGCAATTCTGGCTGTTACCACAAACTTataacctgttttattttcatctgtGGATGTAGACTGACAACAAGCATGCCATTCACAGCTGTATTTTGActgttttctttatggatgtcattttGTGGCAGTGGAAACAGACTATTGTTGCACAAAGATTATTATCTTCACTTTCAACAACTGAATACTTACCTGCAATCAAAATAATTTTTGGTGAAAAAAAGTCCACTCACAAAAAACATTAACTTTCTTTGTGTATCTCCTGCAGTTTTTGTACTAGAATAACTTTTTATACTCCAgattcctcaaaattcactgGTAAGGTGAGAGCACTTATTCttaacaaaattctctggcactgaacaggtTTAGAGTTGTAAGCACACACTGACGCTGAAAGATGAAGATGAAaggtgacaaacaaaacaaagattccCTTACCTACTGCCGATACCATGATGACACAGGTACACAGCAATGACACTGTCAACAAAGACATGacctgaaaagaaagataagTCTTAAACAATCATCAATATTTCTGAAGTATCGGCTGTCAACAAGAGACTCCTCAGTCCCCAATCCTGTGCTTTTGCCTCTAACCACCTCCAACATGCCCATGTAatgttgtgtgtccgtgtgtgtgtgtgtgtgtgtgtgtgtatgatacatatatatatatatatatacacatatatctatatctatacacacacacacacacacacacattattattcacatcgcatgcaggcatgcacataATAGACAACTGGAGAGTTCCGTGTTTACATGACTTATAGAAGCGTGTCATGTGGTGTGAATTCtcaaagttgattggctctccgtcACGTCGAGCAACACAGGCCaccgagagaggcagaaagaggaaaAAGCAGGCTTTGTTTCtttgactttttgcttcatactttagttttcttgttgtgcaaatgatggCATTTCATTGTATagtgtttggttgtagcaatggagactatcaactgaagaaatggagaacAGCAATTTGTGAAATCCACGACATTCCACACGAAGCTCCTGAGTGCTTGTGCGCTGCACCTTTCATTGTTCAGGTAATCATCTTTAtaaaatggtgaaaaaaaaaaaaaaaatcatgagtaAAGAGCTATCAATCAGATGTGGAAGATgtaacactttttttgtttgtttatgaaacACCCATATGAATTCATATATCATATTCCCCTATTGCTGACTTCAGAGTGGAAATAGTCTTGTGTTAGATGTTCCACAAGACTGTGTTGCAGCCGATGCTTCAAAGACCAGAGGCTCTGTTCAACTTTATGATAGATCAGACAAGTTACGTAGGCTGTTAGAAGGACATCTTATTTGACTTTACTTTTGGCATTTTGATTTCACTGATAATGTATTTAATCTTATAAACCTAAGAACAGGTGTTTATTTTTGtaacctgaaacaacaacaacaaaaaacccagtatgCTGATAGCTATAACATataatatgtataatatatatatgtgtgtgtatatatgtatatatttgtattcgtatttgtatttttttatcacaacagatttctctgtgtgaatttgggctgctctccccagggagagtacgtcgctacactacagtgccaccctttttcttttcactgcgtgcagttttatttgtttttcctattgaagtggatttttctacagaatttagcccttttgttgctgtgggttcttttatgtgcgctaagtgcatgctgcacatgggactttgctttatcgtctcatctgaatgactagcgtccagaccaccactgtggagggagagaaaatatcggtggctgagcagtgattcaacgagcgagctcagattctctcacttcctatgcggacacgttacctctaggccgtcaatccactatatatatatatatatatatatatatatatatgtgtgtgtatatttatatatatatatacatatatgtgtatgtgtgcatgtgagtgtgtgtgtgtgtgtgtgtgtgtgtgtgtgtatttcattttgtaaGCCTAGGAACTGGGTGCTTTATCAAACCTGAAAAAAGATGGGCggaatagccgagttgttaaagcgttggactttcaatctgagggtcctaggatcgaatcttggtgacggcgcccggtgggtaaaacggtagagatttttctgatctcccaggacaacatatgtgcagacctgcttgtgcctgaactacctccgtgtgtatacacaagcagaagatcaaatacgcacattaaagatcctgtaatccatgtcagcattcagtgggttatggaaacaagaacatacccagcatgagcacccccgaaagcggagtatggctgactacaaggcagggtaaaaatggtcacacatgtaaaagcccactcgtttatatacaagtgaacatgtgAACTGCAGCCAATGAACACAGACGAAACCCGAATAAAACCAGTATGCTGATAGccagtgttttttgtggggttttgttgtgtgtgtttgttgttgtgtgtacattAAGTGGCTTCTTTGGTATCCTTTTTTGTTGTCAGTATTGTATTTATTGCTatcttgtgtgtacatgtgtgaaaaTCACTTATATCTGTGCACAAGTGTTTAGTGTTTGTGTATAACATATATTTATAATTCAAAGCATAATGTGCACCGACTGTAAACAACTGACTGCACAACCTGGGACAGAGATTATGCAGTCATGACGACTTCGGGTgacaagagggggagggggagttggggtaaATGTGGATGTGAGAATGTAGCTTGTGGAAAGAACGCATCTTATGGGGACTACGTGTTGAAAAGGAATTTTACTTTTAAGGCACCAGGTCTGTATTCTGTGAATGACGCACTCAGTCTCACCTCGAATCAGTGTGCAACATGACATGTTCTGAAATGCACACAAAATTAACAATGGCTTTGTTATACTCACTTGCTTCATTGCAGAAGTTTGCCTACTCGCACCGTTTTGCAACCACAATATTGCTTAGTGCACGCTCATTTAATTCAATTCCATGCAGCTGAAATCAAATCTCTCAAAAGTTCCCCTTTGCTTCCGACTTTCCCGGAGTTGTGAACTGTTCACATGACTTCATCAcgtggcacaaacacacacacaagttagatAACTGCAAACAGGAATCGCCGTTCTTGGGCCAAACTTCGCGCTCCGATCGAGTTGAATACAAGTGTAGTTCTTCAAAAATCATAGATACCAAGCATGAAATAAGTgacgttttttttatatatatatatgtgtgtgtgtgtgtgtgtgtgtgtcagtgtgtgtgtgtgtgtgcgtgtgtgtgtcacggtgtatgtgtgtacccagtacatatatacataatgtaAATATGCTTATATGTATTTTTCAGTTAAAATTCTCATGATTTGAGTAcctactatcagagtggatttctttttattacataattttgccagaggacaacacttgtgttgccatagaatccttttcagtgcgcctagtgcgtgctgcactgaCTCGGACACTGACGAGATCTCGGTGTATCgcagtctcatccgaaagactgtagacgccgctcagtttgattttcggcAAACTTGGGCCGGAGAACttaagggtgagagcgggattcgaacccacaccctcactggCGCACTCTCTGTATTcagttggcagctgagcgtcttgaccattctgccacccgtTCTTCGATCAGCAAGCCATGAATATGGAAAGTGGATTCTGCGTCAAGACTCAGTCCACGTGCTGAAGTGAACGACCTCAGTGTCGGCTTGAAACCGTAAAGTCGTGTTGTTTACTGCTGTGGTCTTGGTCCAGGTGACATTTAAACGACTCCCACCCACTGGTCGAACTGACACACAACTGAACGGACAGACGTGACATCAGTCTCAGTGGCTGTAGTTGGTTCACTAAGTTGGACAGTCGTTGTCTTGGTGGGTGTCAGTTGTTGCCGCGAGGCGTCACACAATGATCATTATCACGATTGTCGTAGTCGTCGTCCccctattttttattattattattttttaaatctatttttttCTAAGAATGTGTTAGGAACAGACATGAAACCAATCctaatgaaaaaggaaaaaaactgatTATAAATATTGGGGGACTCACCACGCCGGCTTTCTCGCCATTGAAAGAGTGGCAGGAGAAAGACCATGCTTTCTGTAATCCCACTCTTTGTCCTGAAGCGAGAGAAAGTGTGGAGGCCGGGCGGCCGGCCCCAGCCAGACTTTCTCTCAATGTGATACTGAGTGGTAAAGAGTTGGATTGCGTGAAAGCGTGGGCAGACGCCCCTCCCAATTCCCATCCCTCACCTACCATTCCCTCCCCTGCACTTCCTCACGCCCAGCTTACTCagcacaaataaaacaaaatacgtTTACAATCGAGCATAACTATGGTTTAGGATTGCCACTGAGTCAACGCTGCAGCGAAGATTTTATGCGCAATCTGATTGTCAAAACAGCCACAAGTTCGTGACAGGAAAGGGCACGATGTGTGCACATGAAGGAATGGCGACCTTTCTCTGGTCGTCTTTGCCAGTCAAAAATACATTCTGATTTCTGATACAAGAGACGATTGGTTGCGGTGTGGGTTGAGCCAATCAGGCACGGCTGTCAGTTCACATCAGATGGATGCTGCGAGTTTGGCTGTCGATAAGGAAGACTTCCGTCTTGTGCTGCACGCATCATGAGTCCAGCAGTTTTTGCGAAGAACAAGTGCCGCGTGTAGTGACAGTAGCAACTGGTTTTCACGAGTCGGCCATGCGCAGTCACGGCTTGTGGCTGTTGTGAACTGTGAGAATTCACGTGCTGTTGGGCATGTAAACATGTGGGAATGAGGAAGAGGAATTGACTGACTGTTCCTGCAAGGTGACGTGTTCTGTCTGCTGAGACTGGAATCGACCCCAATCCTCGCCAAAAATAGAACCACAGGCACATAAAAAAGAAGTCTATTACCGGGCATCACACGACTGGACCACGCagttttccccctcctttttatattttttatttttgttaggaGCGGTAGGTGAATCTACTGATTATTCTCACCACTGTAGTCGTTGCATCAATTTTTCTTTTTGCGAAATGCCACTATGTGTATAAATTGCTACTGTGTGCATGTCTTCATTCATCCTTCGGCACGCTGAACAGAAGAAAGAACCGTGGGAATACGTACGGTGTCTTTGTGAACCTGCATACCTTCCTTCGTTTCCTGTGTTGCAAGGTGGAGGTGTGCTGGAATTCGCCTGTATACCTTTCTTCTGCCTCTGTCAGGAAAAGAAGAGCAGACGATAGAAGCTGTTGCTCTTGGACAGACTGTCAGCGGCTCATGATCTCCGTGTTTTGTGTTCTCCTGGAAAGCTGACAGACTGGCTCAGGGCAAATGTGTGTCTGGCCTTTTGTGGAAAGAAAGTTCACGAACTGAATTCGAGTACCCGGTCTTCTTTCGCAGCAGAATACAGCCAGGTGAAGTTTCAGATATAAATAttctgcctgagagagagagagggagggagggagggagacacacagacgttCATTGTGGTTTAGCCATATTATACATGTCAGGCAGGAGGGGGTGCAGTAAATATGGCGGTAGGGAattggtgagatgtgtgtgtgtgtgtgtgtgtgtgtgtgtgtgtgtgtgtgtgtgtgtgtgttgtgttgttattgtgttgtgtgtgtgtgccggccgggtgtgtgtgtgtgtgtgtgtgtgtgtgtgtgtgtgtgtgtgagtcagccgTCCTTCACTGAGGTGACCATAACCAGCTCTTACCCCGGGTGGTAATGATTCTGTATTTTCAAGAAGCAGTTTTCTTTCCAGTCCAAACACTTTCCAGAAAGTGCTTTGCAGACTCAAGAGGTTTTTGTTATTCAGCCGAAAGAGACTCCATTGTTGGTGGTCTTGGACTCAATGGAGCTCAGTGTAACTTTGAAAGAGACAAATGAGAGCGAGGGCTGCCTCTTCCAACTTTCTAGTTCTATCTTCTAATGCAGAAGCGACATGAGCACTTTCATCTGTTTTGCCtgtgtctcagtttcagtttcagtttcactttctcaaggaggcgtcactgcgttcggacaaatccatacacgctacaccacatctgttgagcagatgcctgaccagcagcataacccaacgcgcttagtcaggccttgagtgcatgcttacatatttgtgtacctatgaaagtggatttcattttacgtaatttcgccagaggacaacactctcgttgccatgggttctttttcagtgcgccaagtgcgtgctgcacacgggacctcagccTTTGCCTGTGTGTACtgtaataaataaaatgaaaaaaaaagataaataaaaaaagaaaaaaaaggagggaattGTCTGAATTAGGGATCGGATCATTCGCTTTGAGTAATACTCTtatgaacagtttcaaagatgctgaACATTTATCTCAAGACTAAAGGAGGTGTTACCAAAATAGTAAGTTAAGTACAGTGATACGTTCTTGTGGGAGATTATGAATAGTGTTTGttctatgtatgttgttgttCGGGCAGTGCAATAGAAAATGCTCAGCTGTCTGTTGTGGAAAGCTGCAAGCACAGGATGGATCATTCCTTGTATGTCTGTCATACAGACCAGTGTTTAATTCGCTCATACCACGTCTCAGACGACAGTGGataatttgttctttccttttacccAGATAATAATATGGTGGGACTGTAGTGTCTGTAGaggaaaggtagcgtttcagttgactgagagactgggtctgttgaacagaaagagaaagtgtgtgttccAAATAGCCgtggctgaagggaaaaaagatctgttgtaaatgtcagtgtggtgtggagggacgatTCGTTCAAATGGTCTTCGCGTGTGGATGGGTTTACTGTTGACACGAGAGACTGATTAAATGCAATACTATGGATATAACATAAACGTAGTATATTACAGTGTCTTTATTATGCCAGAAGTTACTCACGTTGCTGAAGAAATCCTTCAACCAGTAATCTGGTTGCTAGCTTTTGGGCATCTGTATAACGTGACAAGCTATTACGACACTAATCCAATTTCAAAGCTATTACGTGGAATAGTTCACTCTGATTCCTTTCTGTAGACATAAAGacttttgttgtgtgttgaagTATGTGGATATAGTGCAGTTTCAAGCACTTAGTTATGGAAAGGAAAAGATAAATGCAGGTACAGAAAGTATGCATTAAACATAATATTTTAACAGATATGTGACCAAACACTTTTATAAACTTGGGAGACAAGTATCTGGAAATACATTTTAAAACGACAACTGTTTTTAAACACGCGCGCACCTTGCAATCCAAGTCGAAAAACACGCCTGCGCCCGCACTCACACACTGCATTTATACCGCACTTTAAACTTGGCAGACAGTTAAATTAGGATTTCTGACATCAAAAACACATACAAGAAAATCAGGAGTGGTGACTTATTTGAGCATCAACGAGAGAGGTTCTGAAACCACCTCCCCATCCCAAGCGCAAATCATTTTTAAAGGTCAAATGTTGAACCAAGACTTTTAACGCTTCTACCACTTCTTTatggaaaacaaagacatctgAGCTATGATTTATCATTCACCAAATATATGGAGTCAGCGGTTTTTGATACGTGACTGCATTTTATTGATGAAGATTTGCTTTTTCGACTTCTACGACTTGTGCTTCTGCAACGTCTACTAATGTTACTGCTTCCTTTTTCTGCCCCATACCcccgttctgtttttttttccgatgaCAGTCATGTATAGCGGACACTGGTTCTTCGATGGAGCGTAATGGTGCGGAACAGTCCACACGCTgctacttctcttcctcctctcttgaAATCCTCTCTAAGTATTACATCTTTGTTGTAGTCCTTTCAGTGGAGTCCAGTCAAACTTATTCTTGCGATTGGGTGTACTTTCTCAGATTCATCTACacatttgctttttgttggtcGACGTCTATTACTGACCGAATGTTGATTAGAATGTGCTTGGTATACTGTGTGGACTGGCTGGGTCACGAACTGGATAGCTTGACAGACTATAGATGACTTACTGTTCGTTTTCATGTTAATACAGTATCCAGTTTACTCAGACTTTGCCACAAAATGGTTTAAACATAGTCGGCAatgtataatatatgtatatgtatgatatTTATCACATTGCTGACTGTAGACGACAGTGACTGGAAGAGAGCACAGTGTAAAGAATCGTATACAAAATACTGAAGTGTGGTTTTTTAATCAACATGACTATAATGATTGTCACTCAGGCACTGTGCAGCTGGGACAGCCAGCAGTTCAGCCAACGCCTGATCCCGACACTCCCGAGGGCAGCGCCCCTTGCACCTTTCCTGGGCCCCGGCACTGCTATGATAGACTTCATGACGTGGAGCGAGATCGTGGACAACCTCCTCCAGGAGAGCAGCCTCAAGATGGCCGCCATCTTTGATCTGGGCGGGGTGAGACTGGCAGCCAGTGAAGGCGTGTCGATCAGCGAGGAGGAGGCTCAGGGCCTGCTGCACAGCCTGCACGTGCCCTGCCCCGGCATGTTCGCGCTCTTCCTGGGCGGCGCCAAGGTGAGCTGCTTCCGGCTGGACGAGCGCACGTTGATCGGGAGGACAAGtagtgaggtggtggtggcacACCGGACGGACAACGTCCTCATCTGTGGCTACAGCACGTTGGAGGCCAACAGCTCCTGTCTAGGCAGCATCAAGGACTTCGCCCTGAAACTGGGCATGCAGCCCACGTGTGATGGGGGCGTGGCCCCCTCCAGCCTGATGTAGATGGAGCTGGTTGGGCGGCGTTTTCCTCCGtttatttgttgcttttctttttttctctctctctttcttctttttgttttctttattcgtttGTATTGTTTTCATTCAAGTAGGCAAAAGATATAACATCCCAGTCTGGGAATGGTAGAAAGCTGTTAGAGGAAAACAAAACTTAAGGAAATACGAAAATATGAACGTTGAGTCGTTTGGGGAAATATCAGAAGTAAACCAATCTACGGACAGTACTCAACAAGTTTAACTTTTATGACGAGAAAGAGACTCTAAAATAAGAAAAGCTGATCATTAatgcgctcgcgtgcgcgcgcgcgcacacacacacacatatacacatgcacgcacgcacgtagacacacactgataataatgacaaaaatcaCAAATATCACGGACCACGTCTGATACATGACAGATTGTAAATGAAAGGGAATTTAAACTCACAGACGTGCTCGggggctcgcgcgcgcgcgcgcgcacacacacacacacacacacagagaaagttctTGCATGGGCAGTGCCATGTATAAATCATTTATGTTCCAATCGATTTCATCTGGAAAAATGTcagcagtcgtgtgtgtgtgtgtgtgtgtgtgtgtttgtaagcgtgCATGCTGTGTGCGTTTCACATGTGTAGTTGCACGGCTGCATGAGCGAGTGTATTCATACTGTGATACATCTTTGTAAATATTAGCTTTGCGTTTATGTAGAAGTACTTTGcacctttgtgtgtttgttcaagCATTCCTTGAACAGAACGACAAAGAAACTTGCTTACAACAGGTGCACAACGTTGAACCGCTGCTGTCTAACACTTCCTTTATACTTAGGTCCAGGCAACAAACCCGTCAGTTCTGAAAATGCAGGCTACAGTCATGGAACCAATCTTCACAACCACTCTATGGACTGGGTTCTCTGTAacatttcatttacctgtgtgtctgtcaacgattttgtatttgtatttgtatttcttttcatcacaacagatttctctgtgtgaaattcgggctgctctccccagggagagcgcgtcgctacactacagcgccacccgttttttttttttgtattttttcctgcgtgcagtattatttgtttttcctatcgacagcaccaccaccaccacttactcCCCTTCTTGCCCCACAATCTCCAAATGAACGGGACCGCGTCCCACTGCCACGAAGCAATAAACTGGGATTTGTGTTCATTGGTTCAAGTGTTGCCGTCCCCcaataccctcctctctctctctctctctatctctttggttaatgacgcatgattacataccaatctgcccatctatcttttgtctttttcttcttctttctgtcccctccctccccccctctctctctctctctctctgtgtgtgtcttactctgtcctttctctcttttctaccctttgtttgctttacatatattggcgctgttctttacaatggatgttaacacggaagccccccccccccccccgccccccgcccccctcaccccccttacccctgttgtcacgggtagaaaggcctaaacaataaaccattcagacttctctctctctctctctctctctctctctctctctctctctcacagcagtGCACACTTTTTGCACAATGTAGCAAAAACGTTGATTTCAAACGCTGTTCTTTGACTTTGTTTACAACAAAGTTGTATCTTTATTAttgtttgtattttattattgtttgtatgttttagCTAGCATATTCATCACTGTTACAACCTTATGTTGTTCAGAATATACAGTATTGATGTTGTGAAATCTTTAGAGTTATTGGTGTCCATGTTATTCGGGACgtttacaaacatacatgcactacTATGAGAcctgcatgtacacacaccatcTTACTTTTTTTAAGTTCATGTATGGCACAGTACAATAAACATGTAcctttcagaaaaaaaccccTGAAATTTGACTTTATTTgcatggttgtgtttgttgttgtttttttacccttgtcaCATGTTGGTCTCCACCTTTGGAGAGTGAcccatatacacatgtatatacacattgTTTAAAGGCTGAAAATAGAGAATAGGGTAGAGGGGAATAGACGGGTAGGATCGGTTTGCAGGCAGAAGACAGcttgatgcacacactcacacactctcctcaACCCAATAGCacggccacatggagtggtttttataacACGTTTAACAGAATCATACAACGGCAGCACTAagcagcacacactacacactgagcCCTTCATTAAGCATCTTCAGTGTTGTGCACGAAACATATGTCAAATACAACTCTCAGTGCTTGTGAAGTCCTGTAAACACCACACATAGTAACTGTGTGTTTCCGTTTTTGCCAAACACCTCTCCACTTTGTCTACACAAAGTTCAGTGTGTCTCCAGTAAACAGCAAACCATGTGTAACAACATAGGACTGACTCTCATTGCTCTCAGCGTTTACCTATTAATTAACAACGTtacaatgtgctttcccactttgtctgaacaaagtatacacaacataacacaactacTACACATATGATCACATCTACCAACAAGTCAAGCATGTGTCTCTTAACAATGCATTGTACCacccatgtactcacacacatgaaaactCCTAAGCACACAGTGTTAGTCTGTGAATCTTTTCACTTCAAatttaaccaccaccacctaatATACAAAATACGTAATACCTGAAAATCAACTTTAGAAGTTGCTGACCGAACACTCTACACAGCTGCTACACACATACCAGCTCTGTGCCTTCTCATAACTCACTGCTTACACTACTTCAAcagtatgtcttcttcttcttcttcgttcgtgggctgcaactcccacgttcactcctatgtatatgagtgggcttttacgtgtatgaccgtttttaccccgctatgtaggcagccatactccgttttcgggggtaacagTATGTCAACAATAGATATATCACTAACCGCAATCAGTAGCAAATCCGGGCCAAGACACCACTTAAACCAAACATGATATCCAAACTTCATAACAAAACAGCACATTATTATCAGGGGGGAGGGTGAATACTCAAGACAAACCAGCACTTGTCCTACAAAGTGGATATATGTTTTATTCCATACCCCTTTTGTTTCCATCAACCACAAGATAAAgctgaccccaccccacccccccccccccccccccccccacacacacacacacatacactggcattACACTGACACAAATGCCACAGTTTCTGAATTAAACACATGTTGCTTACAACCAACTTAGCAATATCACATCAGCTGAAAGGTTATTTCAGTACttttgtgacacaacatcacaattccaCTGAtacaaaactaataataataataataataatggtacttatatagcgctgaatcttgtgcatagacaaatctaagcgctttcgcaccagtcattctcacgcacgcataactctaaaactggagaaactaaagacaaggaagaggcagggaagggaggctattttgggaagaggtggcttttaaggccagacttaaaagagc encodes:
- the LOC143280421 gene encoding uncharacterized protein LOC143280421; amino-acid sequence: MIDFMTWSEIVDNLLQESSLKMAAIFDLGGVRLAASEGVSISEEEAQGLLHSLHVPCPGMFALFLGGAKVSCFRLDERTLIGRTSSEVVVAHRTDNVLICGYSTLEANSSCLGSIKDFALKLGMQPTCDGGVAPSSLM